The Meleagris gallopavo isolate NT-WF06-2002-E0010 breed Aviagen turkey brand Nicholas breeding stock chromosome 20, Turkey_5.1, whole genome shotgun sequence DNA window GCGGCGCATCAGCCACCACCACACTGCTCACGTCAAGCCCAAATTCAAGCTCCATGGAGTGGTCTTCGGGccactgctgggtgctgccgCCGTAATCATTGGGATCTGCGTCTTCATGATGTACCAGATCCAGGCCACAGGCTCAGCCCCCAATTACCAGGTCTTCGTGTTGTATTATTCCTACTACATTGTGCTCCTGCCCCTGATGTGCGTGGTTGCAATTATTGGGACAATCATCCACACTTTGGAAAAAAGGGAGCTGGACACCCTGAAGAACCCAACCCGCAGCCTGGATGTGGTGCTGCTGATGGGAGCAGCCCTCGGCCAGATTGCCATGTCCTACTTCTCCATTGTCGCCATTGTGGCCACCAACCCCAGGGACATGCTGAACAGCCTCATCCTGTCCTATTCTGTCCTCCTCATCTTTCAGTATATCACCCAAAACATCTTCATTATCGACGGGCTCCAACGGCAGCCATTTGTAGCAGCGGAGGCCCAGCACACAACGCACGCTGGGCAGCTTTCCGCGGTGCCAGAGCTGCCTGGTGAAGGGGTGACAGCGCCAAGCAGCGATCAGGAGCGCTCACAGGCCTCTCCCAGCAAGGAGGAAGAAGCGAGCGAAGAGCACAGCCGTGAAGCCCACGAGCAGAGGCGAGTCAGCGTGCTGGAGCTCGGGCAGGAGTTCCGCAGAGTTTCCCTGTCCTACATCCACACCTACTCTCACCTGAGTTGGAAGAGGAAAGCATTAAAGGAGATCTCCTTCTTCTTGGTTCTTTGCAACATCATAGTAAGTATTGCTTTCTTTGCTACATCACAGCTTTGCTAACTTGTGATACCAAGACAGACGTGCATCTTTCTTTTGGGCCGCCATTCTGAGCAGGAAAGCTTTGCCCACTAGAATTCATGTTTCTGGGGAGTTGAGACAAGGCTGCTTTTTCGTTAATGCTCCATTCCCAGAATTTCAGGCTCCCTCTTTTACCTCAAACATGGCAAGGCTTCCTGGGAATGGGAAGGAGGCAACCAACACATCCTTAACAGCCAGGGAGTTGTCAGACTCACTAATGGTGCTTCATGAAATAGCTGGGGAAACATGAGGTACCAGCGGTGAGCCCTCATCATCAAGTCTCCAGCAGTGGAACTCACCCAATAAAGCAAACTTTGCTTTGGAATCTTCGATAAATGTCAATTTTCATTGCAGctttaagaaagggaaaacaattgGCCAAGTGAAATTGTGTGGAAAGACGAAGCTGCCTGGGGCAGAGTGAGGTCAGTGTTCGGTTCCCAAGAATTTAACCACGTTAGACTTGTAGCAAGGAGTCGGCACTTtaactttcctcctcttcccacaATGAAACCCCCCTGCTACTCTTGCAGTATTCCTACAATTCCTTGAGCCAGCACTGAGATGACAGAGCAAGATGAGAGTTTGCCATCCCCCGATGTgtgtgttgctgttttgttttccttacacCTCTTTAGCTGTGGATCATGCCCACGTTTGGGGCTCACCCCGTGTTTGAGAACGGGCTGCAGAAGTCGTTCTATGGCTACTCCACCTGGTTTGCCATCGTGAACTTCGGCCTCCCACTGAGCGTCTTCTACCGCATGCACTCCGTCGGGGGGCTCCTGGAGGTGTACGTCTCAGCCTGAGCCAAGCGAGGCTGCCGTGAGATGGGTCTGAACAAAGATGCAGTAAGCAGCAGCTATGCATGTGGAAGttctcagctttttctctcCAGCTTCTGTTTTGACTTCTCCTTGCACAACATCACCATGAGCTTCCAAAGAAAGGAGGTGGTTttgtgttgctgctttttttctccatagagaacagaatgaaaactCATTAACAAGCTGCATTACTGCTCTACAGAAGCATGCTGGTACTTCTCAGCATCTGCCAGTGGATGCTGTATGGTAAAAAAGTGGGACTTTATCTGGGagatttcagcagcagctggtaAAAGAATGCAAGAGCAGCAAGGGCTGACCTGCACGGCACATAAGTTCAAAATGCAGTCAAGGACCACCAGAGCCTCACCACCGCTTGCCAACCACAGCACAGGAAGGCCCTAGCAGCACCAGGCACTCTAGAAGCACACCCAGTCGTCCGCAAATGAACCAAATGTACACTTTTTACATGTAATGTCCAAATGGATCGTGATGCTAGCAGTCGCTGTAATGGCCAGCACGGGTTAGTTCTGTTTGCTCCCGGTGCTGACATCCAGCATACCAACTTGTGCTAATCTTGTAGGACTCTGCTGCACTGGAACACTGCACTCCTGCAGCTCTCAGTACCAAAGAGCAGGACAGGCCTGCAGGTTTGCGCCATTTCAGTGCAACTTTTCCCCCTATTGAAAATGGAAGCAATAACATTACTTTGCCTTGGTGAAAACAAACACTATTTCCCCTTTCAGGCGCTCACGGTCTCAAGTAAGGAGTGCCACAGAAGTGCAATGGCTGATCTTTACTTGATGCCACTTACAATGCTCTCACCTTTGCATTAACAAAGGTCCACCCTCACGTGCAGAGCCAGTTCAAGAAAGACCCCCTGCACCCACTGCCAAGCCTCCTGCGAACCCTCCTCCATAAGCTCCACTTATCCCCCAGCTGCTTTGCACATCCACAAGCACTTCACAACATCACACGGAGGATTACAGTTACGTGGTGTCTGACCAGCAGCTCCATGCGCTCCACAGAAGATGCCTGCTTGAAAAGCACATAGGAGAGCAACGGGGCTTAAATACTGCGGGTTTAAGTACAGACTctgatgaatgaaaataaagacagaTCGAGAACTTAGGTGTGTCTGGTGAAATCTCTTCTCTGTTCTTCATTCGCTAAAAAGCGGCCTCAAAAAAAACAACCGAGCGCTCAGAGGTCAGACAAGATTTAAGGGCAGGTCCTTGTTTACAGTCAATCCATTTTTTGCCGTTGAGATCTTTCGTAACCTTTACCCATGGCCAAAGTAGCAGTGCAAAATGCATCCACATTATTAGTTCAGATCGCCTGTAAATCAGTCCCAGAAACAACGTGGGTTTAGGATCACAGCTACAGGCATTTCTTGGCAACGTTATTTTCACCCCACTCAGGAACCACAGAACTACAAACTCTGCCCACGTTACGTTGCCCTCCTCATAACTCAGCTTTCGGGCAGTGAAAGCATTCTCCGAAACTAAAAGTGAGAACGACTTCATGAGCACGAACTTTGCCCACTGAGAGCTTTGACTTAGGCCTGTGTCAACACATATATGGCATGAGAAATAACAGCTGGATAAATTAGGCTCCAGTAAAGTTAATTATTATTCTCATTCCAATCTGTACCTACAGGAGATGCGTGCCAAGGTCTGCCCCTTACAAATGATACAAAAAAAGTTTCAAATCCACTCCCTAGTTTTTGACAGCATGAGGACAAGGAATGATTTACTTCATGAGAAAACTCACAGCCtggttgttggtttgtttttttttttccaaatgatatAATAGCTAAAACTCTGTTTAAGTTACTAAGCCTCCATCAAGCCAGTGACTTGGGAGGCTTCCCTTTGAGACATAATATTGAGTCCCACAATTGCTACAAACAGGCACAGACTGAAAAGGAT harbors:
- the OTOP3 gene encoding proton channel OTOP3, producing the protein MPGNKASKQKPCHHCNSRLASASAPPGTSTIHYEKSWLYRHCSLQQRDRQAQKSGQLFSGLLALNVVFLGSAFISSMIFNHVAITLADVWILLSILKVLCLCWIIYYLLGTSRQPHAVLYRDTHAGPVWIRGSLLLFGTFSILLNVFQIGYSVIQINCKSKVEIVFPSIEILFVATQAFFLWHHSKDCIQVQHNLTRCGLMLTIATNLLLWLLAVTNDSIHMEIESQLREVEQRLAGNETDSCACPNTTTCKVFQKGYILLYPFNTEYCLICCSVLYVMWKNVGRRISHHHTAHVKPKFKLHGVVFGPLLGAAAVIIGICVFMMYQIQATGSAPNYQVFVLYYSYYIVLLPLMCVVAIIGTIIHTLEKRELDTLKNPTRSLDVVLLMGAALGQIAMSYFSIVAIVATNPRDMLNSLILSYSVLLIFQYITQNIFIIDGLQRQPFVAAEAQHTTHAGQLSAVPELPGEGVTAPSSDQERSQASPSKEEEASEEHSREAHEQRRVSVLELGQEFRRVSLSYIHTYSHLSWKRKALKEISFFLVLCNIILWIMPTFGAHPVFENGLQKSFYGYSTWFAIVNFGLPLSVFYRMHSVGGLLEVYVSA